A genomic segment from Nitrosopumilus sp. K4 encodes:
- a CDS encoding adenylate kinase family protein — protein MIFVITGNPGVGKHTITNEISDQLNLPILDINEIAKNAGLFESDGDTFDVDVDKLQTVMMQKTSDSCLIVGHLAPYVLEPEKIDKVIVLRRNPYDLFNIYEQRGYSQEKAQENAGSEVLGVIAFDSMEKFGDKVFQINITGKTIQEISKRVLNILNNRKDTSDNVDWLEIMTNKEDLKKFFAY, from the coding sequence ATGATATTTGTGATTACAGGGAATCCAGGAGTAGGAAAACATACCATTACCAATGAGATTTCAGATCAATTGAATTTGCCCATATTAGACATTAACGAGATTGCAAAAAATGCAGGTTTGTTTGAATCAGATGGAGATACTTTTGATGTAGATGTAGATAAACTACAAACCGTTATGATGCAAAAAACATCAGATTCATGTTTAATAGTTGGTCATTTAGCTCCCTATGTTTTAGAACCTGAAAAAATCGATAAAGTGATAGTTCTGCGAAGAAACCCATATGATTTGTTTAACATCTACGAACAAAGAGGGTACTCTCAAGAAAAAGCACAGGAAAATGCTGGAAGCGAGGTTTTAGGAGTAATAGCGTTTGACTCCATGGAAAAATTTGGTGACAAAGTATTTCAGATAAACATCACAGGAAAAACAATCCAAGAAATTTCAAAAAGAGTTCTAAATATTTTGAATAACAGAAAAGATACTTCTGACAATGTTGATTGGTTAGAAATCATGACAAACAAGGAAGATTTGAAAAAGTTTTTTGCTTATTGA
- a CDS encoding redox-regulated ATPase YchF has protein sequence MQIGLLGKANVGKSTFFSAATETPVPTGNFPFTTIEPNVGVAYVKSECACKHFEIEHKNELCSNGTRFIPIKLIDVAGLVPGAHEGKGLGNQFLDDARQAEVLIHVVDIAGTTDIQGQPVPIGSHDPLEDVKFVQEEFDQWFVDILKREWDKLTREIDQKRAKLTDGIAKRFTGLGVKDFQVQEVLQKLGLISKNPKEWSDDDILTFVKELRKNTKPIIVAANKADLCKDLEIIKQIPDTVIPCSAETELLLRKATKAGIINYKPGDEGFSIVDGKEIPPPQQKALDVVKNIFSKIQSTGIQKILNTAVFESLNFIVVYPVEDESKLTNKDGDVLPDAKLLPDGSTAKDLAGLIHADIAKGFLHAIDCKTKQRIGGDHKLKNGDVIKIVSTLSRG, from the coding sequence TTGCAAATAGGTTTACTTGGAAAAGCAAATGTTGGAAAATCTACTTTCTTTTCTGCAGCAACTGAAACTCCAGTTCCTACAGGAAACTTTCCTTTCACAACGATTGAACCCAATGTAGGAGTTGCTTATGTCAAATCCGAATGTGCATGCAAACATTTTGAAATTGAACACAAAAATGAATTGTGTTCAAATGGCACTAGGTTTATTCCAATAAAACTAATTGATGTTGCCGGTCTTGTACCGGGAGCTCATGAAGGAAAGGGATTAGGTAACCAATTTTTAGATGATGCAAGACAAGCCGAAGTTTTAATTCATGTGGTAGATATTGCTGGAACTACTGACATTCAAGGCCAACCTGTCCCTATTGGCTCTCATGACCCTCTTGAAGATGTAAAATTTGTTCAAGAAGAATTTGATCAATGGTTTGTTGATATTCTAAAAAGAGAATGGGACAAATTAACAAGAGAGATAGATCAGAAACGAGCAAAACTAACTGATGGAATTGCAAAAAGATTTACTGGTTTGGGCGTAAAAGATTTTCAAGTTCAAGAAGTTTTACAAAAACTAGGGTTGATCTCTAAAAACCCTAAAGAATGGAGCGATGATGATATTTTGACTTTTGTAAAGGAATTAAGAAAAAACACAAAACCAATTATTGTTGCAGCAAACAAGGCTGATCTTTGTAAGGATTTGGAAATTATAAAGCAAATTCCTGACACTGTAATTCCGTGTAGTGCTGAAACAGAACTACTTTTACGCAAGGCAACAAAGGCAGGTATTATTAACTACAAACCAGGCGATGAAGGATTTTCAATTGTAGATGGAAAAGAAATTCCACCTCCACAACAAAAAGCACTAGATGTCGTCAAAAACATATTCTCAAAAATCCAATCAACTGGAATTCAAAAAATTTTAAACACTGCTGTTTTTGAATCCCTAAACTTTATTGTAGTGTATCCTGTTGAGGATGAATCAAAATTAACAAACAAGGATGGTGATGTTTTACCTGATGCAAAATTATTACCTGATGGTTCTACTGCAAAAGATTTGGCAGGTTTAATTCACGCAGACATTGCAAAGGGGTTTTTACATGCAATTGATTGTAAAACAAAACAGAGAATTGGTGGTGATCATAAACTAAAAAATGGCGATGTGATCAAAATAGTTTCAACATTAAGCAGGGGATGA